Proteins from a genomic interval of Sporolactobacillus sp. Y61:
- a CDS encoding DNA repair exonuclease: MIRFIHAADLHLDRPFEGLSDLPRPLHERVRNSTFKALDKMVDITLSERADFLIIAGDIFDSSHRSITAQHRFIHAMKKLSEASVPVYLVFGNHDHLDDPWNHLRLPENVHVFSDKPEMIPFQKKNGERVHLYGFSYRQRRVRDNMAARYQKEDGADYHIGILHGALLKGNREDTYAPFSLKDLTEKDFNYWALGHIHKRMQLSPELPVWYPGDTQGLSVKETGDKGVSCVELNGMEAHVRFCPTADIIWMRKGISIQGELTADTLEVKIGQIREEMRRTDETGVFLLLDLSVAGSDQHFEGTEELFQELLDAMNEDETYRDDFVWLLSGVVRFMQQWEPGQILKSPHFLGDVFRLIESDQAINEALSPLLQHRLGRRYLDAPDEETAARIKAEAEQILAESLFPGSASGAAERGRRSPAGSAENED, from the coding sequence ATGATTCGGTTTATTCACGCAGCTGACCTGCACTTGGACAGGCCGTTCGAGGGGTTATCAGATCTTCCGCGCCCTCTTCATGAACGGGTCAGGAACAGTACATTTAAAGCACTTGATAAGATGGTGGACATTACGCTTTCAGAACGGGCTGATTTTCTGATTATTGCCGGGGATATTTTCGACAGCAGTCACAGAAGCATTACAGCGCAGCATCGTTTTATCCATGCGATGAAGAAGCTGAGTGAAGCTTCTGTCCCCGTATACCTTGTTTTTGGAAATCATGATCATCTGGATGATCCCTGGAATCACCTGAGGCTTCCCGAAAATGTGCATGTTTTTTCTGATAAACCGGAAATGATTCCCTTTCAAAAAAAGAACGGGGAGCGTGTGCATCTGTACGGATTCAGCTATCGCCAGCGCAGAGTCAGGGATAACATGGCAGCGCGTTATCAAAAGGAAGACGGTGCCGATTACCATATTGGCATCCTGCATGGTGCCCTTCTAAAGGGTAACAGGGAAGATACGTATGCCCCGTTTTCGCTGAAAGATCTGACAGAAAAGGATTTTAATTACTGGGCGCTCGGGCATATACACAAACGAATGCAGCTCTCCCCTGAACTGCCAGTATGGTACCCGGGAGATACCCAGGGTCTTTCGGTTAAGGAAACCGGCGATAAAGGGGTCTCCTGCGTCGAGCTGAATGGCATGGAAGCACATGTGCGCTTCTGCCCGACAGCGGACATTATCTGGATGCGAAAAGGGATCTCCATTCAGGGGGAATTAACCGCAGACACGCTTGAGGTGAAAATCGGTCAAATCAGAGAGGAGATGCGGCGGACGGATGAAACCGGTGTATTTCTCCTCCTTGATCTGTCAGTTGCCGGATCAGATCAACATTTTGAGGGTACTGAGGAGCTATTTCAGGAGCTGCTTGATGCGATGAATGAGGATGAAACATATCGGGATGATTTTGTGTGGCTGCTAAGCGGTGTGGTTCGCTTTATGCAGCAGTGGGAGCCGGGTCAGATCCTTAAGAGCCCGCATTTCCTCGGTGATGTTTTTCGATTGATTGAAAGTGACCAGGCGATCAATGAAGCGCTCAGTCCGCTGCTTCAGCATCGGCTGGGCAGGCGTTATCTTGATGCGCCTGATGAAGAAACAGCTGCCCGTATCAAAGCAGAAGCAGAACAGATTCTGGCTGAATCTCTGTTTCCCGGATCTGCCTCAGGAGCAGCTGAAAGGGGGCGGAGGAGTCCGGCAGGCTCCGCAGAAAATGAAGATTAA
- a CDS encoding peptidylprolyl isomerase, with amino-acid sequence MKKLIIVLTAVLVLASLSACGNGEGSAAVVKTDSGNITKADFYNEMKKTYGDQVLQNLVFEKLLQDKYNVSGKAVDKKYNEVVKSFPSEQQFEQALAQNNLKKSQFKRQIKDSLMMTKAQQEGIKVSDKDLKDYFNKNANQLVELKASHILVQDKKTADNLVKQLKGGADFAELAKKNTIDTATKNAGGELGWFKQSTMVPEFSNAAMKLKVGQISSPVYSKTDGGYHIIKLEGKRDDYNSLKSSAKEAYLASKQKSQSEVMQKLIKEANIKVEDKDFKDLFNNASAAQ; translated from the coding sequence GTGAAGAAACTGATTATCGTACTTACTGCGGTGCTCGTTCTCGCAAGCCTTTCCGCATGCGGAAACGGTGAGGGCAGTGCTGCTGTTGTAAAAACAGATAGTGGGAACATTACCAAAGCGGATTTCTACAATGAAATGAAAAAAACATACGGAGATCAGGTCCTTCAGAATCTTGTATTTGAGAAACTGCTTCAAGACAAGTATAACGTGTCCGGGAAGGCCGTGGACAAAAAATATAATGAGGTCGTTAAGTCTTTCCCGAGCGAGCAGCAGTTTGAACAGGCACTTGCTCAAAACAATCTGAAGAAAAGTCAGTTTAAACGTCAGATCAAAGATTCTCTGATGATGACCAAAGCACAGCAGGAAGGAATCAAAGTCTCAGATAAGGATCTAAAGGATTATTTTAATAAGAATGCGAATCAGCTGGTTGAGCTGAAAGCCAGTCATATCCTGGTTCAGGATAAGAAGACAGCAGATAACCTGGTCAAACAGTTAAAGGGCGGTGCCGATTTCGCTGAACTTGCGAAAAAGAACACAATCGATACAGCCACAAAAAATGCCGGCGGCGAACTGGGCTGGTTCAAGCAGTCCACCATGGTTCCAGAATTCAGCAATGCAGCCATGAAACTGAAAGTCGGCCAGATCAGCAGTCCTGTCTACTCTAAGACGGACGGTGGATACCATATTATCAAGCTTGAGGGTAAGCGTGATGATTATAATTCGCTCAAATCGTCTGCAAAAGAAGCGTATCTGGCAAGCAAACAGAAATCACAGAGTGAAGTCATGCAGAAACTGATTAAAGAGGCCAATATAAAAGTAGAGGATAAAGATTTCAAAGATCTATTCAATAATGCGTCGGCAGCTCAATAA
- a CDS encoding sporulation YhaL family protein: MKQARRSLYAVALLFLLFMMQQFGMTDPVLTAMESVDWWVYLLLAGILFSGYQAFSFSRQDKEVDQEWVETQGNVYMKRIEAEKQRRHKGKNPKAM; this comes from the coding sequence ATGAAACAGGCAAGACGTTCACTTTATGCTGTTGCCCTGCTTTTTTTACTCTTCATGATGCAACAGTTCGGTATGACTGATCCGGTATTGACCGCAATGGAAAGTGTGGACTGGTGGGTGTATCTGCTACTTGCCGGCATTCTGTTCAGCGGCTACCAGGCCTTTTCCTTTTCTAGACAGGATAAGGAAGTGGATCAGGAATGGGTGGAAACACAGGGAAATGTCTATATGAAACGTATTGAGGCAGAGAAACAACGGCGTCATAAAGGAAAAAATCCCAAAGCCATGTAG
- a CDS encoding AAA family ATPase, which produces MKIKSLEIDRFGRFERQKIHLTGQALTVVYGENESGKSTIMQFLLAILFGFPQKNAMSRWMDEGDENLTGGTVLFTSDDGRLCRLKRTYTDNGRPQLLIGDQKADLGKWLTGVDRLLYQNVFCFDLTGLQGIEKKRPSDLNDLLLGAGMTGTQVLTELEQQLAKKCGELFKKGGKNPDLNRLFRELDATGAKIGKWEQKLSDFLELEERIRQLKETIKKCETEKKEVQTRYRDWTAFTAIRPLIIRARAIDAEIRKLGPVRPFPEDGKARYEDIRRQKDTLEREVSEREEQIRETGDQIGALSVRTDWLAEEGRLTTLFRSAVRDEQNMGEVRRLHEELAEKKSAYRQHVRRLGPDWDDSRVASADVSLSFLKTFKEKSELWKKAAEEKRRADDIRENQSEAVRQLADQVKIVQQQRASASGGDRADRRGGRQAKISRFTYLAGAAVLVLLSVLVSILITPSAGVLFFAFGLIPGIVVVMGRRFSEGRSESREGTGPDDAEFRFRMKQLADAGRLDKAKQQAAEEAGHGRDQRERELIAWLNDRGYKGIAPDFAEEAVRLEGEARILLDKIRTLEKRITERLGEHRLFESEKSDLTGRLGLPEGDITFLEQILDREKKKGSRIDELKRNRMLYVKQKERLLSKLEKLTAAAHDLFEKAGAESEEQFLQAAEKHVHHRELQKEKEKKHLDMIETAGSEEQLRIYIDALDSGKWADTSEESFRDQTEEIDSRLKKARADLIAGQAERQSLVADDTYRDTLDHYEALRTEAGEKARKWASLRMAQWAIRKAKDLYRKERLPGVLDQAGRYFKYITSGKYKALRLEDSDGFLAVQDDGSPVRAEQLSRGAAEQLYLSLRFALTDAFSGRETLPLIIDEGFAEFDALRTRRVYHLIEKMAQKRQVILFTCHQSAFLHDHPEYVISLSKEVPTI; this is translated from the coding sequence ATGAAGATTAAATCACTGGAAATCGACCGTTTCGGCCGTTTTGAGAGGCAGAAAATCCATCTGACCGGCCAGGCACTGACCGTTGTCTATGGCGAGAATGAGTCAGGTAAATCGACAATCATGCAATTTCTCCTGGCGATACTTTTTGGCTTTCCCCAGAAAAATGCAATGAGTCGATGGATGGATGAAGGCGATGAAAATCTGACAGGTGGAACTGTGCTTTTTACTTCTGATGACGGGCGGCTCTGCCGGCTTAAGCGAACCTATACGGACAACGGACGTCCGCAGCTGCTCATCGGCGATCAGAAAGCTGATCTCGGAAAATGGCTGACCGGGGTCGACCGTCTGCTTTATCAGAATGTATTCTGCTTCGACCTGACCGGCCTTCAGGGGATTGAGAAGAAAAGACCGTCCGATCTGAACGATCTGCTCCTGGGTGCAGGTATGACCGGTACCCAGGTGTTAACTGAGCTGGAACAGCAGCTGGCTAAAAAATGTGGCGAACTGTTTAAAAAGGGCGGTAAGAATCCCGATCTGAACCGTCTTTTCCGTGAACTTGATGCCACGGGGGCAAAAATAGGAAAATGGGAACAGAAACTGTCTGACTTTCTCGAGCTGGAAGAGAGAATCAGACAGCTTAAGGAAACGATTAAAAAATGCGAAACGGAGAAAAAGGAAGTACAGACCCGCTACCGCGACTGGACCGCTTTTACTGCAATCAGGCCCCTGATCATCCGCGCCCGTGCAATTGACGCGGAGATCAGGAAGCTCGGCCCGGTCCGCCCCTTCCCGGAAGACGGAAAGGCGCGTTATGAGGACATACGCAGACAAAAAGATACGCTGGAACGGGAAGTCTCCGAACGGGAGGAGCAGATCCGAGAGACAGGTGATCAGATTGGCGCCCTGTCTGTCCGGACAGACTGGCTGGCTGAAGAGGGCAGACTGACAACCCTGTTCCGTTCAGCTGTGCGTGATGAGCAGAATATGGGTGAAGTCCGCCGGCTGCATGAGGAACTTGCGGAAAAGAAATCGGCTTACCGGCAGCACGTGAGACGCCTGGGGCCGGATTGGGACGACTCCCGTGTGGCTTCGGCAGATGTGAGTCTGTCATTTCTGAAGACGTTTAAAGAGAAATCGGAACTGTGGAAAAAGGCGGCAGAAGAGAAAAGAAGAGCAGATGACATCCGGGAAAATCAGAGTGAGGCAGTCAGACAGCTGGCAGATCAAGTGAAAATAGTACAGCAACAACGGGCATCAGCTTCCGGGGGCGATCGCGCAGACAGGAGAGGCGGCAGGCAGGCGAAAATCAGCCGTTTCACTTATTTAGCAGGTGCGGCGGTACTTGTCCTGCTTTCAGTCCTTGTCTCTATTTTGATTACCCCCTCTGCGGGCGTGCTCTTCTTTGCCTTCGGTCTGATTCCTGGTATTGTGGTTGTCATGGGCCGGCGATTTTCAGAAGGCAGATCTGAGAGCCGGGAAGGTACGGGACCGGATGACGCAGAGTTCAGATTCCGGATGAAGCAACTGGCTGACGCGGGACGGCTTGATAAAGCAAAACAACAGGCAGCAGAAGAAGCCGGCCATGGACGTGATCAAAGAGAGCGGGAACTTATTGCCTGGCTGAATGACCGGGGATATAAAGGTATTGCCCCTGATTTTGCAGAAGAGGCCGTTCGACTGGAAGGTGAAGCACGGATACTGCTTGACAAGATCCGGACGCTTGAAAAAAGAATCACGGAGAGGCTCGGGGAGCACCGGCTTTTTGAATCTGAGAAATCAGACCTGACCGGACGGCTTGGCCTTCCTGAAGGGGATATTACTTTTCTCGAGCAGATTCTTGACAGGGAAAAGAAAAAGGGCAGTCGTATTGATGAACTGAAACGAAACAGGATGTTATATGTCAAACAGAAAGAGCGCCTGCTTTCCAAGCTGGAAAAACTGACAGCGGCTGCCCATGATCTGTTCGAAAAAGCAGGTGCCGAATCGGAGGAACAGTTCCTTCAGGCAGCGGAGAAGCATGTTCATCACCGTGAATTGCAGAAAGAAAAAGAGAAAAAACATCTGGACATGATCGAAACTGCAGGTTCCGAAGAACAGCTGAGGATTTATATTGACGCTCTTGACAGTGGAAAATGGGCTGATACCTCGGAGGAGAGTTTTCGGGATCAGACGGAAGAAATCGACAGTCGGCTCAAAAAAGCGAGAGCGGATCTGATTGCAGGACAGGCCGAGCGTCAGAGCCTTGTGGCGGATGACACTTACCGGGACACTCTGGACCATTATGAAGCACTGCGTACGGAAGCCGGCGAAAAAGCGCGGAAATGGGCCTCTCTGCGCATGGCACAATGGGCAATCAGGAAAGCAAAAGATCTGTACCGGAAAGAACGCCTGCCCGGGGTACTGGATCAGGCAGGCCGGTATTTTAAATATATTACTTCAGGAAAATATAAAGCGCTGCGCCTTGAAGATTCCGACGGGTTCCTCGCTGTGCAGGATGACGGAAGCCCTGTACGCGCGGAACAGCTCAGCCGCGGAGCCGCGGAGCAACTGTATCTTTCTCTGCGTTTTGCCCTGACAGATGCCTTTAGCGGGCGGGAAACCCTGCCTCTGATCATCGATGAAGGTTTCGCGGAATTTGATGCCCTGAGAACCAGACGGGTTTACCATCTGATTGAGAAAATGGCGCAAAAACGCCAGGTGATTCTGTTTACCTGTCATCAGTCCGCATTTCTGCATGACCATCCGGAATACGTTATTTCGCTCTCTAAAGAGGTCCCGACAATATGA
- the yhaM gene encoding 3'-5' exoribonuclease YhaM, giving the protein MKGIAFYKEGEHVRDFLLIKSVKRGTASNGKPFLTLILQDKTGDIESKLWGSTPEDEKNYVTGVVVLAEGDITTFRGRNQFKIRNIRMADARDAIDKSELVMAAPVSADELKDKITQFLFDIKNPVIQRLTRALLKKHHQSFFEYPAAVRIHHNFLSGLAYHVCCMLELARSVVKLYPEINSDLLYAGIILHDMGKLKELSGVTATRYTLEGNLIGHISIMVDEIGEVAKELDIEDKEEVLLLQHMVLSHHEHPEWGSPKPPMFKEAEILHILDDMDAKINIMTRAIRKTRPGEFSERIFAMDNRSLYRPSFDQAEEKEQEKLSSDSEKHD; this is encoded by the coding sequence TTGAAAGGTATTGCATTCTATAAGGAGGGCGAGCATGTTCGCGATTTTCTTTTGATCAAATCAGTCAAACGCGGGACGGCTAGTAACGGTAAACCCTTCCTCACGCTAATTCTTCAGGATAAAACAGGGGACATTGAATCGAAACTCTGGGGCTCGACTCCCGAGGATGAAAAAAACTATGTCACCGGAGTGGTCGTTCTGGCAGAAGGCGACATCACGACATTCCGCGGGAGAAATCAATTCAAGATCCGCAATATCCGCATGGCGGATGCGCGTGATGCAATAGATAAATCCGAACTTGTCATGGCTGCACCGGTTTCGGCAGATGAGCTGAAAGACAAAATCACCCAGTTTTTATTCGATATAAAAAATCCGGTGATTCAGAGGCTGACGCGGGCCTTGCTCAAAAAGCATCATCAGTCTTTTTTTGAATATCCGGCAGCGGTACGCATCCATCATAATTTCCTGTCCGGGCTGGCCTATCATGTATGTTGCATGCTGGAGCTGGCCAGATCGGTTGTGAAGTTATATCCGGAAATCAACAGTGATCTTCTGTATGCAGGTATTATCCTGCATGATATGGGGAAATTGAAAGAATTATCCGGAGTGACCGCGACACGTTATACCCTTGAAGGAAACCTGATCGGGCATATCTCAATCATGGTCGATGAGATCGGTGAGGTGGCAAAAGAGCTGGATATCGAGGATAAAGAGGAAGTGCTGCTGCTGCAGCACATGGTGCTCAGTCATCATGAACATCCTGAATGGGGGAGTCCGAAACCGCCGATGTTTAAAGAAGCGGAAATCCTTCATATTCTGGATGACATGGATGCGAAGATTAATATTATGACACGGGCGATTCGAAAGACACGCCCGGGTGAATTCTCAGAACGGATTTTTGCAATGGATAATCGTTCTCTGTACAGACCGTCATTTGATCAGGCTGAAGAAAAAGAACAGGAAAAACTTTCATCGGACTCTGAAAAGCACGACTGA
- a CDS encoding response regulator transcription factor, with protein MDETTFKINLVEDEETLASILKAYMEKEGWEVSVFHTAEEAVKYMHNGVHLWILDIMLPGMNGYDLLKKIKENHSEQPVIFISARDQDLDKIIGLELGSDDYLAKPFLPKELVIRAKKLLHRVYGNGIHESMLVISKYQIDVVRRKVFDEEDHVIDLTTKEFDVLLYLVENANVAKSRKEILKEVWGKDYVGSDRAVDDVVRRIRRKLSRLSLETVYGSGYRVVS; from the coding sequence ATGGATGAAACGACTTTTAAAATTAATTTGGTAGAAGATGAAGAAACCCTGGCATCAATCCTTAAAGCTTATATGGAAAAAGAAGGCTGGGAGGTTTCCGTATTTCATACGGCTGAAGAAGCTGTGAAATATATGCATAATGGTGTCCACCTGTGGATACTCGATATTATGCTTCCGGGCATGAATGGTTATGATCTGTTAAAAAAAATTAAAGAGAATCATTCAGAACAACCGGTAATATTTATTTCAGCGAGGGACCAGGATCTGGATAAAATCATCGGACTCGAGCTCGGAAGTGATGATTATCTGGCGAAGCCTTTTCTGCCCAAAGAACTGGTTATCCGCGCAAAAAAATTGTTACATCGCGTGTACGGTAACGGGATACATGAGAGTATGCTTGTGATATCCAAATATCAGATTGATGTGGTCAGACGAAAAGTCTTTGATGAAGAAGACCATGTCATCGATCTGACGACCAAAGAATTCGATGTTCTCCTTTATCTGGTAGAAAATGCCAATGTGGCGAAATCACGGAAAGAAATTCTGAAAGAAGTATGGGGAAAAGATTATGTAGGATCTGATCGCGCAGTCGATGATGTGGTACGACGGATCAGAAGAAAACTGAGCAGACTTTCTCTTGAAACAGTTTACGGTTCCGGATACAGGGTTGTGTCCTGA
- a CDS encoding Cof-type HAD-IIB family hydrolase, producing the protein MVYRLLALDIDGTLLNGNNRLDRQTKEAVSYAKKKGIIVTLVSERHFHSAARVARTLKLNHPIIAHNGAFVSSSMDHPVYTSKMDHSVLIQLVEFLETYPCQIQISHERLSISNRPRQKNLIAKMTIGMNEPLFYPVTYVDTLSQYLLENYEGATDVKIKLKDETVMDEIEKAMGDYFPSLDVRRESPSDLTLVRQGTSKFNGLLFFAGQLGVPLHQIVAVGDGPEDAEMIEKAGLGVAMRNASKEVKAKADWITRSNDMNGVAYMIKEVFRKQLRVRL; encoded by the coding sequence TTGGTATATCGCTTACTGGCTCTTGACATCGACGGGACTCTTTTAAACGGGAATAACCGGCTTGACCGGCAGACGAAGGAAGCTGTTTCTTATGCAAAAAAGAAGGGGATTATTGTTACTCTGGTTTCCGAAAGGCATTTTCATTCAGCGGCCAGGGTTGCCCGCACGCTAAAGCTGAATCATCCGATTATCGCACACAATGGCGCATTTGTCTCCTCATCAATGGATCACCCGGTATATACCAGCAAAATGGATCACAGTGTACTGATTCAGCTTGTGGAATTTCTTGAGACGTATCCGTGTCAGATTCAGATTTCCCACGAAAGGCTGTCGATCAGTAACCGGCCCCGTCAGAAAAATCTGATTGCAAAGATGACCATCGGCATGAACGAACCGCTTTTTTATCCGGTTACTTATGTAGATACGCTCAGTCAGTATCTCCTTGAGAATTACGAAGGAGCAACGGATGTGAAGATAAAATTGAAGGATGAGACGGTGATGGATGAGATTGAAAAAGCGATGGGGGACTATTTCCCCTCACTTGACGTCAGAAGAGAATCGCCATCTGACCTGACACTGGTACGGCAGGGAACATCTAAATTTAACGGACTGCTTTTCTTTGCAGGACAGCTGGGTGTACCGCTTCATCAGATTGTGGCTGTCGGTGACGGCCCTGAAGATGCAGAGATGATTGAAAAAGCGGGTCTTGGTGTGGCGATGCGAAATGCGTCGAAGGAAGTGAAGGCGAAGGCCGACTGGATCACCCGTTCCAATGATATGAACGGTGTGGCTTACATGATAAAAGAAGTTTTCCGCAAGCAGCTGCGCGTACGTTTATAA
- a CDS encoding YpmS family protein has protein sequence MLTGLRKARHQKRERNFWKTAFFVLLLLILAAVLFLTIALTGGSSEKEIQQDNLDDKSRSEAIFTVQANRQQLESLINNQIRSAENDRLTYHVTIGKHLVLKGHFRLLFTGIPFSLTFDPKVSHGDIILKEADVKIGSLNLPDKEVLSFLKAGTDFPEWVVINPNHREIYINLTQVKIQDGLYLRAETINLPDEVSFTVHQQDKGK, from the coding sequence GTGTTAACAGGTCTTAGAAAAGCAAGACATCAGAAAAGAGAAAGAAATTTCTGGAAAACAGCTTTTTTTGTACTCTTGCTGCTCATCCTCGCTGCGGTACTTTTTCTGACCATTGCACTTACCGGCGGGTCTTCAGAGAAGGAAATACAGCAGGACAACCTGGATGACAAGAGCAGGAGCGAGGCTATTTTTACTGTACAGGCAAACAGGCAGCAACTGGAATCGCTGATCAACAATCAGATCAGGTCCGCTGAGAATGATCGTCTGACTTATCACGTAACGATCGGAAAACACCTTGTGTTGAAAGGCCATTTTCGGCTTCTCTTCACTGGTATTCCCTTCTCACTGACTTTTGATCCGAAAGTCAGTCATGGAGACATTATATTAAAGGAAGCTGATGTAAAAATTGGAAGCCTGAACCTTCCGGATAAAGAGGTATTAAGCTTTCTGAAAGCCGGTACGGATTTTCCGGAATGGGTCGTCATCAACCCGAATCATCGTGAAATATATATTAACCTCACTCAAGTGAAGATACAGGATGGTCTGTATCTCAGAGCAGAGACGATTAATCTGCCGGATGAGGTATCCTTTACTGTTCATCAGCAGGACAAGGGCAAATGA
- a CDS encoding HAMP domain-containing sensor histidine kinase, with the protein MIRIRWTLTKRIWLSFALLILLIGVVTSIVYPFMIKSALREDSFDTIEYVQETLYQGRGNYGIGDSKTELDRQQAAKAVGNVIIDGSYDQLYGNLIRQPSVYKRIRRDLVSQNVNVKRYELEYQGATLYYVVRKVTDNLGHAYLVSYMWDTYPKELMHELWTRMIYIFIVVGIFSLFISFWLARYLKRPLDILGRRFEEISRLNWEKPFEWKGDEEFERLSSQFEKMRRNLIKYDKSQKVFLQQASHELKTPIMVVHSYAQSVKDKIYPRGNLDDSIDVIINEAEQMETKVKKLLDFTRFDSLSGQTIDYHLIRFGDLAVRIRERLGVQRPDITIDIEGEETVVWGDREQLQTVCENLVENALRYAKKRITMKAVGSGHETRISIENDGEHIPDNQLTSMFRPFEKGKKGQFGLGLAIVSRIVHSHGGSITARNLAEGVAFVITLPAPPDGVLPEEER; encoded by the coding sequence ATGATTCGGATAAGGTGGACACTGACCAAGCGTATCTGGCTTTCTTTTGCTTTGCTGATCCTGCTGATCGGTGTTGTGACATCCATTGTTTATCCTTTTATGATAAAAAGTGCCTTGCGGGAGGATTCCTTTGATACGATTGAATATGTACAGGAGACGCTGTATCAGGGCAGAGGAAATTATGGAATCGGAGACTCGAAAACGGAACTGGACCGTCAGCAGGCGGCTAAAGCTGTTGGCAATGTGATTATCGACGGATCATATGATCAGCTGTATGGTAATCTGATTCGTCAGCCTTCAGTTTATAAACGGATCAGGCGGGATTTGGTCAGCCAGAATGTGAACGTAAAGCGGTACGAGCTGGAATATCAGGGTGCGACATTGTATTATGTGGTCAGAAAGGTTACTGATAATCTCGGCCATGCGTATCTCGTGTCCTATATGTGGGATACATACCCGAAAGAACTGATGCATGAACTTTGGACACGCATGATTTATATATTTATCGTTGTCGGGATTTTCAGTCTGTTTATTTCCTTCTGGCTGGCAAGATATTTAAAGCGTCCTCTGGATATATTAGGAAGACGTTTCGAAGAAATTTCGCGTCTGAACTGGGAAAAACCATTTGAATGGAAAGGTGATGAAGAATTTGAACGCCTGTCTTCTCAGTTTGAGAAGATGAGACGCAACCTGATCAAATACGATAAATCGCAAAAGGTATTTCTGCAGCAGGCCTCTCATGAACTGAAGACCCCGATTATGGTGGTTCACAGTTATGCCCAGTCTGTAAAAGACAAAATTTATCCCCGGGGAAATCTGGATGATTCTATCGACGTCATCATTAATGAAGCGGAACAGATGGAGACAAAGGTGAAAAAACTGCTTGACTTTACCCGGTTTGATTCTTTAAGCGGTCAGACCATTGATTATCACCTGATTCGGTTCGGTGATCTTGCCGTCCGAATCAGGGAACGTCTGGGGGTTCAGCGTCCGGATATCACCATTGACATTGAAGGTGAAGAAACAGTGGTCTGGGGAGACAGAGAACAGCTTCAGACCGTTTGCGAAAATCTGGTGGAAAATGCGCTGCGCTACGCCAAAAAAAGGATCACGATGAAAGCCGTTGGATCAGGTCATGAGACGCGGATTTCGATTGAAAATGATGGGGAACACATTCCGGATAACCAGCTGACATCCATGTTCCGCCCCTTTGAAAAAGGGAAAAAAGGTCAGTTTGGGCTCGGACTGGCGATTGTCAGCCGGATTGTCCATTCTCATGGCGGCAGCATCACCGCAAGGAACCTGGCAGAGGGCGTTGCTTTTGTGATCACCCTTCCTGCACCTCCGGACGGGGTATTGCCGGAGGAAGAGCGATAA